The following are encoded together in the Arthrobacter sp. Y-9 genome:
- a CDS encoding ribonuclease domain-containing protein: MNRKTLLSLAGLVLAAVVAGLIWFGGSGSGSKPLAGDGGHATPGSSATQRPGVKNPSSLDTVKESALPAEARRTLELIAKGGPYPYDRDGINFGNFEGVLPKKRGGYYQEFTVPTPGSQNRGARRIIVGSEHEKYYTPDHYKSFRFILEGQ, from the coding sequence CCGCAAAACGCTCCTGAGCCTGGCCGGCCTCGTCCTCGCCGCCGTCGTGGCGGGTCTGATCTGGTTCGGCGGCAGCGGATCGGGCAGCAAGCCGCTCGCCGGCGACGGCGGACACGCCACGCCCGGCAGTTCGGCAACCCAGCGCCCGGGGGTGAAGAACCCGAGCAGTCTGGACACCGTCAAGGAGTCCGCGCTGCCGGCGGAGGCCCGTCGCACGCTGGAGCTCATCGCGAAGGGTGGCCCGTACCCGTACGACCGTGACGGGATCAACTTCGGGAACTTCGAGGGGGTGCTCCCCAAGAAGCGCGGTGGCTACTACCAGGAGTTCACCGTGCCGACCCCGGGTTCGCAGAACCGTGGGGCCCGGCGCATCATCGTCGGCTCGGAGCACGAGAAGTACTACACCCCGGACCACTACAAGAGCTTCCGCTTCATCCTGGAGGGCCAGTGA
- a CDS encoding barstar family protein: MRTYPAATHTLGELAHASLAVGREPFAVPAAADKAATLAAFATALGFPDWFGGNLDALNDCLGDWADTLSSPSALLWQRSATLDAGTAAAVESILGEVEAGSPHLAVVVLG; encoded by the coding sequence GTGAGGACCTATCCCGCCGCCACGCACACGCTGGGCGAACTGGCGCACGCGAGTCTCGCCGTCGGGCGTGAGCCCTTCGCCGTCCCCGCCGCCGCGGACAAGGCGGCCACCCTGGCGGCCTTCGCCACCGCCCTCGGGTTCCCCGACTGGTTCGGGGGCAACCTGGACGCGCTCAACGACTGCCTGGGGGACTGGGCCGACACGCTCAGCTCGCCGTCCGCTCTCCTCTGGCAGCGCTCCGCGACGCTCGACGCCGGCACCGCGGCCGCCGTCGAGAGCATCCTCGGTGAGGTGGAGGCGGGCAGCCCGCACCTCGCCGTCGTCGTCCTCGGCTGA